One genomic segment of Vulpes vulpes isolate BD-2025 chromosome 2, VulVul3, whole genome shotgun sequence includes these proteins:
- the TAX1BP3 gene encoding tax1-binding protein 3 isoform X1 encodes MSYIPGQPVTAVVQRVEIHKLRQGENLILGFSIGGGIDQDPSQNPFSEDKTDKGIYVTRVSEGGPAEIAGLQIGDKIMQVNGWDMTMVTHDQARKRLTKRSEEVVRLLVTRQSLQKAVQQSMLS; translated from the exons ATGTCCTACATCCCGGGCCAGCCGGTCACCGCCGTGGTG CAAAGAGTTGAAATTCACAAGCTGCGTCAAGGTGAGAACTTAATACTGGGCTTCAGCATTGGAGGTGGAATTGACCAGGATCCCTCCCAGAATCCCTTCTCAGAAGATAAAACAGACAAG GGCATTTATGTCACACGAGTATCTGAAGGAGGCCCTGCTGAAATTGCTGGGCTGCAGATTGGAGACAAGATTATGCAG GTGAATGGCTGGGACATGACCATGGTCACACACGACCAAGCCCGGAAGCGGCTCACCAAGCGCTCGGAGGAGGTGGTGCGCCTGCTAGTGACCCGGCAGTCGCTGCAGAAGGCAGTGCAGCAGTCCATGCTGTCCTAG
- the TAX1BP3 gene encoding tax1-binding protein 3 isoform X2, with protein MSCLSKQRVEIHKLRQGENLILGFSIGGGIDQDPSQNPFSEDKTDKGIYVTRVSEGGPAEIAGLQIGDKIMQVNGWDMTMVTHDQARKRLTKRSEEVVRLLVTRQSLQKAVQQSMLS; from the exons ATGAGTTGCCTCAGCAAG CAAAGAGTTGAAATTCACAAGCTGCGTCAAGGTGAGAACTTAATACTGGGCTTCAGCATTGGAGGTGGAATTGACCAGGATCCCTCCCAGAATCCCTTCTCAGAAGATAAAACAGACAAG GGCATTTATGTCACACGAGTATCTGAAGGAGGCCCTGCTGAAATTGCTGGGCTGCAGATTGGAGACAAGATTATGCAG GTGAATGGCTGGGACATGACCATGGTCACACACGACCAAGCCCGGAAGCGGCTCACCAAGCGCTCGGAGGAGGTGGTGCGCCTGCTAGTGACCCGGCAGTCGCTGCAGAAGGCAGTGCAGCAGTCCATGCTGTCCTAG
- the P2RX5 gene encoding P2X purinoceptor 5 isoform X3 codes for MQRGTCEIFAWCPVETKSRPVKPLLGKAEDFTVYIKNFIRFPKFNFSKTNVLDTKDKAFLKSCQFGPKNPYCPIFRLGSMVSWTGSDFQEIAQQGGVIGIQIEWDCDLDKAPSECNPHYSFSRLDNTFSGNSISSGYNFRFARYYRDGAGVEFRTLMKAYGIRFDVMVNGKAGKFSIIPTIINIGSGVALMGAGAFFCDLVLIYLIKKSHFYRDKKYEEVRILQVVPGLAESSQQGGIPEAEEAEHPEAQPRGSSQKGNSCRYQQHLEPTRSSHLGNGKVHMEQLQNLRTAEA; via the exons ATGCAAAGGGGCACCTGTGAGATCTTCGCTTGGTGCCCAGTGGAGACAAAGTCCAGGCCAGT GAAACCACTCCTGGGCAAGGCTGAAGACTTCACTGTTTACATAAAGAATTTCATTCGTTTCCCCAAATTCAACTTTTCCAA GACCAATGTGCTGGACACCAAAGACAAAGCTTTCCTCAAGTCCTGTCAGTTTGGCCCCAAGAACCCCTACTGCCCTATCTTCCGCCTGGGGTCCATGGTCAGCTGGACGGGGAGTGACTTCCAGGAGATAGCCCAGCAG GGTGGTGTGATAGGAATTCAGATTGAATGGGATTGTGATCTTGATAAAGCTCCTTCTGAATGCAACCCTCACTATTCTTTTAGCCGTCTGGACAACACATTTTCAGGAAACTCAATCTCCTCTGGGTACAACTTCAG GTTTGCCAGATATTACCGAGATGGAGCTGGAGTGGAGTTCCGCACGCTGATGAAAGCCTACGGGATCCGCTTTGATGTGATGGTAAATGGCAAG GCAGGGAAGTTCAGCATCATCCCCACAATCATCAATATTGGCTCTGGGGTGGCGCTCATGGGTGCT GGGGCTTTCTTCTGTGACCTGGTACTAATCTACCTCATCAAGAAGAGCCACTTTTACCGAGACAAGAAGTACGAGGAAGTGAG AATCCTACAGGTCGTCCCGGGGCTTGCAGAGTCCTCGCAGCAGGGTGGGATCCCAGAGGCAGAGGAAGCGGAGCATCCAGAGGCGCAGCCCAGAGGCAGTAGCCAGAAGGGGAACAGCTGCAGGTACCAGCAGCATCTGGAGCCCACCAG GTCTAGCCACCTGGGCAATGGAAAAGTGCATATGGAGCAGCTACAGAACCTGCGGACAGCGGAGGCATAG
- the P2RX5 gene encoding P2X purinoceptor 5 isoform X1, with protein sequence MGQAGCKGLSQALFDYKTEKYVIAKNKKVGLLYRLLQVSILTYLVVWVFLVKKGYQDTDTSLQSSIVTKVKGVTFTNTTELGERLWDVADYVIPPQGENVFFVITNLIVTPNQRQETCAESESIPDAWCYTDNDCPPGEPVVAGNGVKTGRCLRVGNMQRGTCEIFAWCPVETKSRPVKPLLGKAEDFTVYIKNFIRFPKFNFSKTNVLDTKDKAFLKSCQFGPKNPYCPIFRLGSMVSWTGSDFQEIAQQGGVIGIQIEWDCDLDKAPSECNPHYSFSRLDNTFSGNSISSGYNFRFARYYRDGAGVEFRTLMKAYGIRFDVMVNGKAGKFSIIPTIINIGSGVALMGAGAFFCDLVLIYLIKKSHFYRDKKYEEVRILQVVPGLAESSQQGGIPEAEEAEHPEAQPRGSSQKGNSCRYQQHLEPTRSSHLGNGKVHMEQLQNLRTAEA encoded by the exons ATGGGGCAGGCGGGCTGCAAAGGGCTCTCCCAGGCGCTGTTCGACTACAAGACCGAGAAGTATGTCATCGCCAAGAACAAGAAGGTGGGCCTGCTCTACCGGCTGCTGCAGGTCTCCATCCTGACCTACCTGGTGGT TTGGGTGTTCCTGGTAAAGAAGGGTTACCAAGACACTGACACCTCCCTGCAGAGCAGCATTGTCACCAAAGTCAAAGGTGTGACCTTCACCAACACGACTGAGCTCGGGGAGCGGCTTTGGGATGTTGCTGACTACGTCATCCCACCCCAG GGAGAGAACGTCTTCTTCGTAATCACCAACTTGATCGTGACCCCCAACCAGCGGCAGGAGACCTGTGCTGAG AGTGAAAGCATTCCGGATGCCTGGTGCTATACGGACAATGACTGCCCTCCTGGGGAGCCAGTTGTGGCTGGAAACG GAGTGAAGACTGGCCGCTGCCTGCGGGTGGGGAACATGCAAAGGGGCACCTGTGAGATCTTCGCTTGGTGCCCAGTGGAGACAAAGTCCAGGCCAGT GAAACCACTCCTGGGCAAGGCTGAAGACTTCACTGTTTACATAAAGAATTTCATTCGTTTCCCCAAATTCAACTTTTCCAA GACCAATGTGCTGGACACCAAAGACAAAGCTTTCCTCAAGTCCTGTCAGTTTGGCCCCAAGAACCCCTACTGCCCTATCTTCCGCCTGGGGTCCATGGTCAGCTGGACGGGGAGTGACTTCCAGGAGATAGCCCAGCAG GGTGGTGTGATAGGAATTCAGATTGAATGGGATTGTGATCTTGATAAAGCTCCTTCTGAATGCAACCCTCACTATTCTTTTAGCCGTCTGGACAACACATTTTCAGGAAACTCAATCTCCTCTGGGTACAACTTCAG GTTTGCCAGATATTACCGAGATGGAGCTGGAGTGGAGTTCCGCACGCTGATGAAAGCCTACGGGATCCGCTTTGATGTGATGGTAAATGGCAAG GCAGGGAAGTTCAGCATCATCCCCACAATCATCAATATTGGCTCTGGGGTGGCGCTCATGGGTGCT GGGGCTTTCTTCTGTGACCTGGTACTAATCTACCTCATCAAGAAGAGCCACTTTTACCGAGACAAGAAGTACGAGGAAGTGAG AATCCTACAGGTCGTCCCGGGGCTTGCAGAGTCCTCGCAGCAGGGTGGGATCCCAGAGGCAGAGGAAGCGGAGCATCCAGAGGCGCAGCCCAGAGGCAGTAGCCAGAAGGGGAACAGCTGCAGGTACCAGCAGCATCTGGAGCCCACCAG GTCTAGCCACCTGGGCAATGGAAAAGTGCATATGGAGCAGCTACAGAACCTGCGGACAGCGGAGGCATAG
- the P2RX5 gene encoding P2X purinoceptor 5 isoform X2 — MSSPRTRSWVFLVKKGYQDTDTSLQSSIVTKVKGVTFTNTTELGERLWDVADYVIPPQGENVFFVITNLIVTPNQRQETCAESESIPDAWCYTDNDCPPGEPVVAGNGVKTGRCLRVGNMQRGTCEIFAWCPVETKSRPVKPLLGKAEDFTVYIKNFIRFPKFNFSKTNVLDTKDKAFLKSCQFGPKNPYCPIFRLGSMVSWTGSDFQEIAQQGGVIGIQIEWDCDLDKAPSECNPHYSFSRLDNTFSGNSISSGYNFRFARYYRDGAGVEFRTLMKAYGIRFDVMVNGKAGKFSIIPTIINIGSGVALMGAGAFFCDLVLIYLIKKSHFYRDKKYEEVRILQVVPGLAESSQQGGIPEAEEAEHPEAQPRGSSQKGNSCRYQQHLEPTRSSHLGNGKVHMEQLQNLRTAEA; from the exons ATGTCATCGCCAAGAACAAGAAG TTGGGTGTTCCTGGTAAAGAAGGGTTACCAAGACACTGACACCTCCCTGCAGAGCAGCATTGTCACCAAAGTCAAAGGTGTGACCTTCACCAACACGACTGAGCTCGGGGAGCGGCTTTGGGATGTTGCTGACTACGTCATCCCACCCCAG GGAGAGAACGTCTTCTTCGTAATCACCAACTTGATCGTGACCCCCAACCAGCGGCAGGAGACCTGTGCTGAG AGTGAAAGCATTCCGGATGCCTGGTGCTATACGGACAATGACTGCCCTCCTGGGGAGCCAGTTGTGGCTGGAAACG GAGTGAAGACTGGCCGCTGCCTGCGGGTGGGGAACATGCAAAGGGGCACCTGTGAGATCTTCGCTTGGTGCCCAGTGGAGACAAAGTCCAGGCCAGT GAAACCACTCCTGGGCAAGGCTGAAGACTTCACTGTTTACATAAAGAATTTCATTCGTTTCCCCAAATTCAACTTTTCCAA GACCAATGTGCTGGACACCAAAGACAAAGCTTTCCTCAAGTCCTGTCAGTTTGGCCCCAAGAACCCCTACTGCCCTATCTTCCGCCTGGGGTCCATGGTCAGCTGGACGGGGAGTGACTTCCAGGAGATAGCCCAGCAG GGTGGTGTGATAGGAATTCAGATTGAATGGGATTGTGATCTTGATAAAGCTCCTTCTGAATGCAACCCTCACTATTCTTTTAGCCGTCTGGACAACACATTTTCAGGAAACTCAATCTCCTCTGGGTACAACTTCAG GTTTGCCAGATATTACCGAGATGGAGCTGGAGTGGAGTTCCGCACGCTGATGAAAGCCTACGGGATCCGCTTTGATGTGATGGTAAATGGCAAG GCAGGGAAGTTCAGCATCATCCCCACAATCATCAATATTGGCTCTGGGGTGGCGCTCATGGGTGCT GGGGCTTTCTTCTGTGACCTGGTACTAATCTACCTCATCAAGAAGAGCCACTTTTACCGAGACAAGAAGTACGAGGAAGTGAG AATCCTACAGGTCGTCCCGGGGCTTGCAGAGTCCTCGCAGCAGGGTGGGATCCCAGAGGCAGAGGAAGCGGAGCATCCAGAGGCGCAGCCCAGAGGCAGTAGCCAGAAGGGGAACAGCTGCAGGTACCAGCAGCATCTGGAGCCCACCAG GTCTAGCCACCTGGGCAATGGAAAAGTGCATATGGAGCAGCTACAGAACCTGCGGACAGCGGAGGCATAG
- the EMC6 gene encoding ER membrane protein complex subunit 6, protein MAAVVAKREGPPFISEAAVRGNAAVLDYCRTSVSALSGATAGILGLTGLYGFIFYLLASVLLSLLLILKAGRRWNKYFKSRRPLFTGGLVGGLFTYVLFWTFLYGMVHVY, encoded by the coding sequence ATGGCCGCTGTGGTGGCCAAGCGGGAAGGGCCGCCGTTCATCAGCGAGGCAGCTGTGCGGGGCAACGCCGCCGTCCTGGATTACTGCCGCACCTCGGTGTCCGCGCTGTCGGGGGCCACGGCCGGCATCCTCGGCCTCACCGGCCTTTACGGCTTCATCTTCTACCTGCTCGCCTCCGTCCTGCTCTCCCTGCTCCTGATCCTCAAGGCGGGAAGGCGGTGGAACAAGTACTTTAAGTCACGCAGACCTCTCTTCACCGGCGGCCTCGTCGGCGGCCTCTTCACCTACGTCCTGTTCTGGACGTTCCTCTACGGCATGGTGCACGTCTACTGA